A single window of Taeniopygia guttata chromosome 1, bTaeGut7.mat, whole genome shotgun sequence DNA harbors:
- the LOC100222067 gene encoding transmembrane protein 126A isoform X2, with protein MGLVISPALPVVLLTDFKMTGREFLELDSPQQRLILERFKRMEIIQKMFNELPKADQNLCNHGKFFLAANSSLCGLAANNFFRSILHVRKASLVSAMPMAVIPFLSTAAIYEVFVHDPLFSGQLNCEVCAVIRGGLVGAVVGGFYPIFLAIPLNASLAARYMSTPLPGKENLLRYWLTTSQPVFRKMSVGILVQALTGLYLATKEHGIYIKMLLQMNSSRDPEELPE; from the exons GACTTCAAGATGACAGGAAGAGAGTTTCTTGAACTAGATTCTCCACAGCAGAGACTAATTTTGGAAAGATTTAAGCGGATGGAAATCATACAAAAGATGTTCAATGAGCTTCCTAAAGCAGATCA GAACCTTTGTAATCATGGAAAATTCTTCCTAGCTGCAAATTCAAGCTTATGTGGCTTAgcagcaaataatttcttcaggAGCATCCTACATGTCAGAAAGGCTTCCCTGGTGTCTGCTATGCCAATGGCTGTTATCCCATTTCTTTCAACAGCAGCAATTTATGAAGTTTTTGTGCATGACCCTTTATTTTCAG GTCAGCTGAACTGTGAAGTCTGTGCTGTGATCAGAGGAGGATTAGTAGGTGCTGTTGTGGGTGGTTTCTATCCCATTTTCCTGGCTATCCCCTTGAATGCAAGCCTTGCAGCCAG GTATATGTCAACTCccttgccagggaaagaaaatctgtTACGCTACTGGCTCACAacttctcagcctgtcttcagaAAGATGAGTGTGGGTATACTGGTACAGGCTCTGACTGGATTATATCTTGCCACTAAAGAGCACGGAATATATatcaaaatgctgctgcagatgAACAGTAGCAGGGATCCTGAAGAGCTACCTGAATGA
- the LOC100222067 gene encoding transmembrane protein 126A isoform X1 — MLGRRPTAQSQAASDGPGSCERARWRRPRGARAVGGAICRRRERPCLSVRLKDFKMTGREFLELDSPQQRLILERFKRMEIIQKMFNELPKADQNLCNHGKFFLAANSSLCGLAANNFFRSILHVRKASLVSAMPMAVIPFLSTAAIYEVFVHDPLFSGQLNCEVCAVIRGGLVGAVVGGFYPIFLAIPLNASLAARYMSTPLPGKENLLRYWLTTSQPVFRKMSVGILVQALTGLYLATKEHGIYIKMLLQMNSSRDPEELPE, encoded by the exons ATGCTGGGCCGGCGGCCAACGGCCCAATCGCAGGCGGCCTCTGATGGCCCCGGGTCATGTGAGCGAgcaagatggcggcgcccaCGGGGAGCTCGTGCGGTGGGAGGAGCCATTTGtaggcggcgggagcggccgtGTCTGTCCGTACGGCTCAAG GACTTCAAGATGACAGGAAGAGAGTTTCTTGAACTAGATTCTCCACAGCAGAGACTAATTTTGGAAAGATTTAAGCGGATGGAAATCATACAAAAGATGTTCAATGAGCTTCCTAAAGCAGATCA GAACCTTTGTAATCATGGAAAATTCTTCCTAGCTGCAAATTCAAGCTTATGTGGCTTAgcagcaaataatttcttcaggAGCATCCTACATGTCAGAAAGGCTTCCCTGGTGTCTGCTATGCCAATGGCTGTTATCCCATTTCTTTCAACAGCAGCAATTTATGAAGTTTTTGTGCATGACCCTTTATTTTCAG GTCAGCTGAACTGTGAAGTCTGTGCTGTGATCAGAGGAGGATTAGTAGGTGCTGTTGTGGGTGGTTTCTATCCCATTTTCCTGGCTATCCCCTTGAATGCAAGCCTTGCAGCCAG GTATATGTCAACTCccttgccagggaaagaaaatctgtTACGCTACTGGCTCACAacttctcagcctgtcttcagaAAGATGAGTGTGGGTATACTGGTACAGGCTCTGACTGGATTATATCTTGCCACTAAAGAGCACGGAATATATatcaaaatgctgctgcagatgAACAGTAGCAGGGATCCTGAAGAGCTACCTGAATGA